The nucleotide window ACAGATATTGACAATTATTATAGCTTCTTGTTATTGACCCTCCTATCATTATACCTtggttttctttgcctcttttttccattttagtttaaagtatattttgtctgggggcgcctgggtggctcagtcggttaaacatctgactttggctcaggtcatgatctcacagttcatgagttcaagcctcacatcacgctctgtgttgacagctcagagcctggagcctgcttcggattctgtgtctccctcactctctgcccctccccggctcacactctgtctctctgtctctcaaaaatgaataaatgttaaaaaaaattttagtatattttgtctgatataaactTACCACAGATTCCCCTGCAATGTCTGTGGTGCAAGATCCAGTAGAAACTCCCACAAAGTGACCCACATGCTTGGGAAGGCTAGCTGTTCCCCCTGGGTTGTCATTTCCCACCAGAGGAACTAAAGACTCCTTTGAGTTCACTGCATGGTGTGCATAGGCTGGGGAAAGGGCAATGTGGTCAAAGTGtagccccttctccttcccttctagTGCAATCCGTCTTGTCTCTGAGGTGTGGGGGATGCTTCAGCCTCACCCTGTGATTTAGGATTGTTTCGGCAGTGTCTTGTTCCTCagtagatattaactcttcttcttGTGAGAGAGATCAAAGTCAGGAACAGCCAAGATGTAGCCATCTTGGTGATGTCacttgtatttgatttttttttttttaattttttttttttcaacgtttatttatttttgggacagagagagacagagcatgaacgggggaggggcagagagagagggagacacagaatcggaaacaggctccaggctctgagccatcagcccagagcccgacgcggggctcgaactcacggaccgcgagatcgtgacctggctgaagtcggacgcctaaccaactgcgccacccaggcgccccaatgtatttgatttttaagtatggCATAGAATATGGCTCCATTTCCTTCCTAAAACTATATGCAATGAAATCACTTATCTGGTAACACTAAATGCTGAAACCATcctttacacatttatttattaagatatGATAGATtgataggtttatttttaagttcttcagtgtattactttctttttttttatattaatgttttattgaaaaaGGTACATGAAAACCACCCATGTATACAATCCCAGGTGAACATAATAAGCAAGCCTCCTTACACCTTCTTTTGTCTTCTAAAAGCTTAACTTCTTTGGAGTAATGTTTTGCACATTTCAGCAAAGGTATCCCAGTTAacttggttcctttttctccaggttcaaaataaaatcaaactcctCTAGAGTCAGGGGATGAATTGAGAGTCTCTGGCGAGTAAAGAGAgccatacatatatttttttaatgtttcggggttttatttaaattccagttagttaacatatagtgtaatattagtttcaggagtagaatttagtgattcatcacatacatacaacatccagtgctcatcacaagtgcgctccttaatccccatcacccatttagcccatcccacacccacctcccctccagcaactctcagtttgttctgtgtagttaagagtctcttttatggtttgcctctctaaGAGAGCCATATTTTTTAAGGGCTTGGTGATGAGTTTTGAGCTCAGCCAGGGTAATGAAATGCTTCATCATTAGAACAAACTGTACATCTACCAAGGACCATTTGGGATTGTCTTCTTTGCTGTATGGGTCATAATGGGGattgtttttctcaaaatgtgtGTGGTCTGGGTAAGCCTCCTTCATAAGCTTCACAAGTTCTGTGATGCCTGGCTTTTTGCAGTTGCTATGGTAGAAGACGTCTTCTCCCTCCAGCTTCATGGCTGGAAGCAAGTTCCAGGCCTGTCTTGGTAGTTTCAAACACCATCCCAGCATCCCAGTCTGCTTGGACTGTGCTTTAAGATCCTCAGTACTGAACTTTACATCTAGGCCTCTGTCTGATTGGCTTTCTGACTCTGACTTGGATTAGCCAGGAACTGATTCCTCCCACAATTTTTAAGGGCTGGTCTTCCTAGGGCTAGAGTTACCCACCCACATTTAGCTGATGTCTCTGCTAGAATCTTGTTTTTCCTGCTGGCCTCTTACTGTCTGGCCCAGTAGGCTCAGCAGCCCAGCCAGCCTCTTCCGGGGCCAGCCTCTTCCGGGTCTCCCTGTGGGGATGTTCTCTCGAAGCACTGACCCTACCACTCAGCAGACCTatgacttttatcttttttgtttattacagctttataataagcCTTGATATTTGGTAGGATAAGCCTCCTCATTTTGTTAATCTTTCTCATGAATGTCTTGGATATCTTAAGATCTTATATTtcgtaaatattttaaaaaatctttctaagCTATCAACTAGAATTTCATTGACGTTGTAGAGTAATTATTTATATGGACTATTGCCATCCATAATCATTGTATACTTCTGAATTTAGtcattctattattatttccatagttttatgtttttttcttaaattcttgcAGGACTTTATTGTCATTATTACATATAATGTTTGTTGTTATTAtgaatggcattttaaaaaatctggtatTTACTAATGTGGAATCAATAAATGTGTACCTCTCAGAAATACCTTTAAGAACGAACCtgttggggacgcctgggtggctcagttggttg belongs to Felis catus isolate Fca126 chromosome C1, F.catus_Fca126_mat1.0, whole genome shotgun sequence and includes:
- the LOC101095597 gene encoding thymocyte nuclear protein 1-like, with the translated sequence MRNPKRVEENFFLTHSRITPKTAKFVYVVQKAHELKFSPPGIAPPVFQGIERLSCKDLFMPPRGAKKLAELRVSMVAKASAISAYSCAKERVKEEKARQSCPVSQQSESESQSDRGLDVKFSTEDLKAQSKQTGMLGWCLKLPRQAWNLLPAMKLEGEDVFYHSNCKKPGITELVKLMKEAYPDHTHFEKNNPHYDPYSKEDNPKWSLVDVQFVLMMKHFITLAELKTHHQALKKYGSLREAMALFTRQRLSIHPLTLEEFDFILNLEKKEPS